The following proteins come from a genomic window of Paucimonas lemoignei:
- the nhaK gene encoding Sodium/hydrogen exchanger, whose translation MLELAAGFICLTSLLTYVNFRFVGLPPTIGVMVTALMFSLILQGLSLVGFPGLEERVQQLIGQIDFGDLLMNWMLSFLLFAGALHVNLSDLRSYRWPIGLLATFGVLIATTVIGTLAYWIFALFGWHVSFLYCLLFGALISPTDPIAVLGVLRTANASKPLKTTIVGESLFNDGTAVVVFTVLLGIAQLGETPTVGETAMLFVHEAVGGVLFGGLIGYAVYLMIKSIEQYQIEVMLTLALVIGGSAMSTELHVSGPIAMVVAGLIIGNLGRNLAMNDMTRRYMDGFWELLDDMLNALLFALIGMELLLLPFSWSHLLAAGLLAVAILLSRFVTVAPAILLLRRWRTVPKGTIRILTWGGLRGGVSVALALALPLGPERDLILSITYIVVLSSILLQGLSIGKLVKSVTRGEPRTLNSDH comes from the coding sequence ATGCTTGAACTCGCTGCTGGATTTATCTGCCTCACCTCGCTGCTCACCTATGTGAATTTCCGTTTTGTCGGCCTGCCGCCCACCATCGGCGTGATGGTCACTGCGCTGATGTTTTCGCTGATCCTGCAAGGCCTGAGTCTGGTGGGCTTTCCGGGCCTCGAAGAGCGCGTGCAACAACTGATCGGCCAGATTGATTTCGGCGATCTGTTGATGAACTGGATGCTGTCGTTCCTGCTGTTCGCAGGCGCCTTGCACGTCAACCTGTCTGACCTGAGAAGCTACCGCTGGCCCATCGGCTTGCTGGCGACCTTCGGCGTCTTGATCGCCACTACCGTGATCGGCACCCTGGCGTACTGGATTTTTGCCCTGTTCGGCTGGCACGTGAGCTTCCTCTACTGCCTGCTCTTCGGCGCGCTGATCTCGCCCACCGACCCTATCGCCGTGCTGGGCGTGCTGCGGACCGCCAACGCTTCCAAGCCGCTGAAGACCACCATCGTCGGTGAGTCGCTGTTCAACGACGGCACGGCGGTTGTGGTGTTCACGGTGCTGCTGGGCATTGCGCAACTGGGCGAAACCCCGACCGTGGGCGAAACCGCCATGCTGTTCGTGCATGAAGCGGTGGGCGGCGTGCTGTTCGGCGGCCTGATCGGTTACGCGGTGTACTTGATGATCAAGAGCATCGAGCAGTACCAGATCGAAGTCATGTTGACCCTGGCGCTGGTGATCGGTGGCTCGGCGATGTCCACCGAGCTGCATGTGTCTGGCCCGATTGCGATGGTCGTGGCCGGTCTGATCATCGGCAACCTGGGGCGCAACCTGGCGATGAATGACATGACCCGTCGCTACATGGACGGTTTCTGGGAACTGCTCGATGACATGCTCAATGCGCTGCTGTTTGCGCTGATCGGCATGGAGCTGCTGCTGTTGCCGTTCTCCTGGTCGCACTTGCTGGCGGCCGGTCTGCTGGCCGTGGCGATCCTGCTGTCGCGATTCGTCACCGTGGCTCCGGCGATTCTGCTGCTGCGTCGCTGGCGCACCGTGCCCAAGGGCACCATCCGCATCCTGACCTGGGGTGGCCTGCGCGGCGGCGTCTCCGTGGCGCTGGCCCTGGCCTTGCCACTGGGTCCGGAACGCGACCTGATCCTGAGCATCACCTACATCGTGGTGTTGTCGTCGATCCTGTTGCAGGGCTTGAGCATCGGCAAGCTCGTCAAGTCGGTGACCCGTGGCGAGCCGCGGACGCTAAATAGCGATCACTGA
- the ompR_6 gene encoding DNA-binding response regulator has product MGIIRRCNGQMITLWERIHSRKGQYIRYIFIVCNAAFANEFAPTGPSRAICITGFHLMLDPTHLPPRILIVDDHRKIRDPLAVYLRRHSFDVRTAEDAAGMWQLLKQQAFDVVVLDVMLPDGDGFDLCGQLHRRSNLPVILLTARDTSADRVRGLDLGADDYITKPFEPRELVARLNSVLRRRGVAPQPVMAVTDSEPAPTLLRYDFAGLTFVTSTEMLVRADGSQVQLSTAESRLLTVFLKHPNMTLDRQRLLDLTARPGNDVFDRAIDRQISRLRRKLVDDPLQPQLLRTVWGGGYMLAADVSVQQL; this is encoded by the coding sequence ATGGGAATCATCCGCAGATGCAATGGGCAGATGATCACCCTGTGGGAGCGAATTCATTCGCGAAAGGGCCAGTACATTCGATACATATTCATCGTCTGTAATGCCGCCTTCGCGAATGAATTCGCTCCCACAGGTCCATCCCGCGCAATCTGCATAACCGGGTTTCACCTGATGCTTGATCCAACCCACCTCCCCCCGCGCATCCTCATCGTCGATGACCATCGCAAGATCCGCGATCCGTTGGCGGTGTACCTGCGTCGGCATTCGTTCGACGTGCGCACTGCCGAGGATGCCGCCGGGATGTGGCAGTTGCTCAAGCAGCAGGCGTTCGATGTGGTGGTGCTCGACGTGATGCTGCCAGACGGCGACGGTTTCGACCTGTGCGGCCAGCTGCATCGGCGCTCGAACCTGCCGGTGATCCTGCTGACGGCGCGGGACACTTCGGCGGATCGGGTGCGCGGGCTGGACCTGGGCGCCGACGACTACATCACCAAGCCGTTCGAGCCTCGCGAACTGGTGGCGCGCCTTAATAGTGTCCTGCGCCGTCGCGGAGTCGCGCCCCAACCCGTGATGGCCGTGACGGACAGCGAGCCTGCGCCTACCTTGCTGCGTTATGACTTCGCCGGCCTAACCTTCGTGACCTCAACCGAGATGCTGGTGCGAGCCGACGGTAGCCAGGTCCAACTCAGCACCGCCGAAAGCCGGTTGCTGACTGTGTTCCTCAAGCACCCCAACATGACCCTTGATCGCCAGCGCCTGCTGGACCTGACCGCGCGGCCAGGCAACGACGTGTTTGATCGCGCCATCGACCGGCAGATCAGCCGCCTGCGCCGCAAACTGGTGGACGACCCGCTGCAGCCACAACTGTTGCGTACGGTCTGGGGCGGCGGTTACATGCTGGCCGCGGACGTCAGCGTGCAACAACTTTGA
- the envZ_4 gene encoding sensor histidine kinase, which produces MTHQLGVLLLLALLASNAIAMLFLQRTGALIHPLSRTLTLERLVTAYHVAHELSAKDASRVLATMATDDARFWIAEQPDVSPFDMHKEERRLARDLRSRLALTPEMPVSIQLERTTGGPAREQVFFRAGWAPLRLRTSIILPNGQSLNSLQHPAGAYEWSRLLAYTLPVTTIPVLLIVIFFMRRVVQPVKTLAEATERVSRGEWIAPLPLSGPQEARDLTTAFNVMQERIARHVEGRTRMLAAVSHDLNTPITELRLQMELVDDGPLRDDMLESLDELRAMVAETLNFVRGDAVQEPTVAVSLNEMLDDLARRYRTLEQPVTWASAEAISCRCRPLALKRALTNLIDNALRHAGDAHISLGRENGGMIRLEILDHGPGIEPAWLTQVFEPFVQLGRGGADVSQGGGLGLGLAIARACIQAHGGELALENRPPAGLCAVVRLPAAPEPVKA; this is translated from the coding sequence ATGACCCATCAATTGGGCGTGCTTTTATTACTGGCGTTGCTGGCCTCCAACGCTATCGCAATGTTGTTTCTGCAACGCACCGGCGCGCTGATCCATCCGCTGTCGCGCACCTTGACCCTTGAGCGGCTGGTCACGGCCTATCACGTCGCCCACGAACTATCAGCCAAAGACGCGTCACGGGTGCTGGCAACCATGGCCACCGACGATGCGCGTTTCTGGATCGCTGAGCAGCCCGACGTCAGCCCTTTTGACATGCACAAGGAAGAGCGACGTCTGGCCCGCGACCTGCGCTCAAGGCTGGCGCTGACGCCTGAGATGCCGGTGAGCATCCAGCTGGAGCGCACCACCGGCGGCCCGGCCCGCGAGCAGGTGTTTTTCCGCGCGGGCTGGGCTCCCCTGCGCCTGCGCACCAGCATCATCTTGCCCAACGGCCAGAGCCTCAATTCCTTGCAACATCCGGCCGGGGCCTACGAATGGAGTCGGCTGCTGGCCTATACCTTGCCGGTGACGACCATCCCGGTGCTGCTGATCGTGATTTTCTTCATGCGCCGCGTGGTGCAGCCGGTCAAGACCCTGGCCGAGGCCACCGAGCGGGTCAGCCGTGGCGAGTGGATTGCGCCGTTGCCGCTGAGCGGCCCCCAGGAAGCACGGGACCTGACCACAGCGTTCAACGTGATGCAGGAGCGCATCGCCCGGCACGTGGAAGGCCGCACGCGCATGCTGGCCGCCGTCAGTCATGACTTGAACACGCCGATCACCGAGCTGCGTTTGCAGATGGAGCTGGTCGACGACGGGCCGCTGCGTGACGACATGCTCGAAAGCCTCGACGAGTTGCGCGCCATGGTCGCCGAAACCCTCAACTTCGTCCGGGGCGATGCCGTGCAGGAGCCCACGGTGGCCGTGTCCCTCAATGAAATGCTCGACGATCTGGCGCGGCGCTATCGCACTCTGGAGCAGCCGGTCACCTGGGCATCTGCCGAAGCGATCAGCTGTCGTTGCCGCCCCCTGGCGCTCAAGCGCGCGCTGACCAACCTGATCGACAACGCGCTGCGCCACGCGGGCGATGCGCACATCAGTCTGGGCCGTGAAAACGGCGGGATGATCAGGCTGGAGATTCTTGATCACGGGCCGGGTATCGAGCCTGCGTGGCTGACGCAAGTCTTCGAGCCGTTCGTACAGTTGGGCCGTGGCGGCGCGGACGTCAGCCAGGGTGGCGGGCTAGGCCTGGGGTTGGCCATCGCCCGCGCCTGCATTCAGGCCCACGGCGGGGAACTGGCCCTGGAAAATCGCCCGCCCGCCGGGCTGTGCGCGGTGGTGCGTTTACCCGCCGCGCCTGAACCGGTGAAGGCTTAA
- the swrC_2 gene encoding acriflavin resistance protein, which translates to MKGSFNLSEWAIKHQSFVWYLMFVALLMGVFSYLNLGREEDPSFTIKTMVVQTRWPGATVDETLEQVTDRIEKKLEELDSLDYVKSYTRPGESTILVNLRDTTDAKAIPEIWYQVRKKIDDIRSQFPQGMQGPFYNDEFGDVYGSIYAFTADGFSMRQLRDYVEQVRAEIREVPGLGKVEMIGQQDEVLYLNFSTRKLAALGLDQRQVVQSLQSQNTVTPAGVIEAGPERISVRTSGQFESEKDLAAVNLRLNDRFYRLSDIADITRGYTDPPKPLFRYNGKPAIGLAIAMKKGGNIQEFGKALHTRMEQTTANLPVGVGVHSVSDQAEVVEKAVGGFTSALFEAVVIVLIVSFVSLGVRAGLVVACSIPLVLAMVFVFMEYSGITMQRISLGALIIALGLLVDDAMITVEMMVTRLEMGETKEQAATYAYTSTAFPMLTGTLVTVAGFVPIGLNASSAGEYTFTLFAVIAVAMLVSWVVAVLFAPVIGVHILSSNIKKKDEKEKEGRIARAFNGSMFWAMRNRWLTIIITVLLFVGAVFSMQFVQNQFFPSSDRPEILVDLNLPQNASINETRKVVDRLEATLKDDPDIERWSTYIGQGAVRFYLPLDQQLENPYYAQLVIVSKSLEQRAALSDRLNKRLREDFVGIGSYVQPLEMGPPVGRPLQYRVSGENIDKVRQHAIELATLLDNNAHVGEMIYDWNEPGKVLRIDINQDKARQLGLSSEDVAQLMNSIVSGSAVTQVRDDIYLINVVGRAEDAERGSPETLQNLQIVTPGGTSIPLLAFATVRYELEQPLVWRRDRKPTITVKAAVSDDMQPTDLVKELKPEIDKFSAGLPVGYKVATGGTVEESSKAQGPIASVVPLMVFLMATFLMIQLHSVQKMFLVASVAPLGLIGVVLALIPTGTPMGFVAILGVLALIGIIIRNSVILVTQIDAYERDGYLPWDAVAEATQHRRRPILLTAAAASLGMIPIAREVFWGPMAYAMIGGIIIATLLTLLFLPALYVAWYRIKEPSDEQRKEAAPG; encoded by the coding sequence ATGAAAGGGAGTTTCAACCTGTCCGAATGGGCCATCAAACACCAGTCGTTTGTCTGGTACCTGATGTTCGTTGCGCTGCTCATGGGCGTGTTTTCCTACCTGAATCTGGGGCGTGAAGAAGATCCTTCCTTCACCATCAAAACCATGGTCGTACAAACCCGCTGGCCGGGCGCGACGGTGGACGAAACTCTGGAGCAAGTCACCGACCGCATCGAGAAAAAGCTCGAAGAACTCGACTCCCTCGATTATGTGAAAAGCTACACCCGCCCCGGCGAATCGACGATCCTGGTCAACTTGCGCGATACCACCGACGCCAAGGCGATTCCGGAAATCTGGTATCAGGTGCGCAAGAAGATCGACGATATCCGCAGCCAGTTCCCGCAGGGCATGCAGGGGCCGTTTTACAACGATGAATTCGGCGATGTGTACGGCTCAATCTACGCCTTCACCGCCGATGGTTTCTCCATGCGTCAGTTGCGCGATTACGTGGAGCAGGTGCGCGCGGAGATCCGCGAAGTACCGGGGCTGGGCAAGGTCGAAATGATCGGCCAGCAGGACGAAGTGCTGTACCTGAATTTTTCCACCCGCAAACTGGCCGCCCTGGGGCTGGATCAGCGTCAGGTAGTGCAAAGCCTGCAATCGCAGAACACCGTGACGCCTGCCGGGGTTATCGAGGCGGGGCCGGAGCGGATTTCAGTGCGCACCTCGGGGCAGTTCGAATCCGAGAAGGACCTGGCAGCGGTCAACCTGCGCCTCAATGATCGCTTCTACCGCTTGAGCGACATCGCGGACATCACTCGCGGTTACACCGACCCGCCCAAACCCTTGTTCCGCTACAACGGCAAACCGGCCATCGGCCTGGCGATTGCCATGAAGAAGGGCGGCAACATTCAGGAATTCGGCAAGGCGCTGCACACGCGTATGGAGCAAACCACCGCGAACTTGCCGGTGGGCGTGGGCGTGCACAGCGTGTCGGATCAGGCCGAGGTCGTGGAAAAAGCCGTGGGCGGCTTCACCAGCGCGCTGTTCGAAGCGGTGGTGATCGTGCTTATCGTCAGCTTCGTCAGCCTGGGTGTGCGTGCCGGGTTGGTGGTGGCCTGTTCGATCCCGCTGGTGCTGGCCATGGTGTTTGTGTTCATGGAATACAGCGGCATCACCATGCAGCGGATCTCCCTCGGCGCGTTGATCATCGCCCTGGGGTTGCTGGTGGACGACGCCATGATCACCGTGGAAATGATGGTCACGCGCCTGGAAATGGGCGAGACCAAGGAGCAGGCGGCGACCTACGCCTACACCTCCACGGCCTTCCCGATGCTGACCGGCACGCTGGTGACCGTTGCCGGGTTTGTGCCCATCGGCCTCAACGCCAGTTCGGCGGGGGAGTACACCTTCACGCTGTTTGCGGTCATTGCCGTGGCGATGCTGGTGTCCTGGGTGGTCGCCGTGCTGTTTGCGCCGGTCATCGGCGTGCATATCCTGAGCAGCAACATCAAGAAGAAGGATGAAAAGGAGAAAGAGGGGCGCATTGCCCGTGCGTTCAACGGCAGCATGTTCTGGGCGATGCGCAATCGCTGGCTGACCATCATCATCACTGTGCTGCTGTTTGTGGGCGCGGTGTTCTCGATGCAGTTCGTGCAGAACCAGTTCTTCCCGTCTTCGGATCGCCCGGAAATCCTCGTTGACCTGAACCTGCCGCAGAATGCATCGATCAACGAAACCCGCAAGGTCGTGGATCGCCTCGAAGCCACCCTCAAGGACGATCCTGACATCGAGCGCTGGAGCACCTATATCGGTCAGGGCGCGGTGCGTTTCTATCTGCCGCTGGATCAGCAACTGGAAAACCCCTACTACGCGCAGCTGGTGATCGTCAGCAAAAGCCTGGAGCAACGTGCTGCGTTGAGCGACCGCCTGAACAAGCGTTTGCGTGAGGATTTCGTCGGCATTGGCAGTTATGTGCAACCCCTGGAAATGGGGCCGCCGGTGGGGCGTCCGCTGCAGTATCGGGTCAGTGGCGAAAACATCGACAAGGTCCGCCAGCACGCCATCGAACTGGCCACCTTGCTGGACAACAACGCTCATGTCGGCGAAATGATTTACGACTGGAACGAACCGGGCAAGGTCCTGCGCATCGACATTAACCAGGACAAGGCGCGGCAACTGGGCCTGTCCTCAGAAGATGTGGCGCAACTGATGAACAGCATCGTCAGTGGCTCAGCCGTAACTCAGGTGCGTGATGACATTTACCTGATCAACGTCGTGGGTCGTGCCGAAGACGCCGAGCGTGGATCGCCCGAGACCTTGCAAAACCTGCAGATCGTCACCCCAGGCGGCACCTCGATTCCGCTGCTGGCCTTTGCCACGGTGCGCTACGAGCTGGAGCAGCCGCTGGTCTGGCGTCGTGATCGCAAACCGACCATTACCGTCAAGGCGGCGGTTTCCGACGACATGCAGCCCACGGATCTGGTCAAGGAACTCAAGCCGGAAATCGACAAGTTCAGCGCCGGTTTGCCGGTGGGTTACAAGGTTGCCACAGGCGGCACGGTGGAGGAGAGCAGCAAGGCCCAGGGGCCGATTGCCAGCGTGGTGCCGTTGATGGTGTTCCTGATGGCGACCTTCCTGATGATCCAGCTGCACAGCGTGCAGAAAATGTTCCTGGTGGCCAGTGTCGCGCCGCTGGGCTTGATTGGCGTGGTGTTGGCGCTGATCCCGACGGGCACGCCCATGGGCTTTGTGGCGATACTCGGGGTGCTGGCGCTGATCGGGATCATCATCCGTAACTCGGTGATTCTGGTGACGCAGATCGACGCTTACGAACGCGACGGCTACCTGCCGTGGGACGCGGTGGCCGAAGCGACTCAGCACCGTCGGCGTCCCATCCTGCTCACCGCAGCGGCCGCCAGCCTGGGCATGATCCCCATCGCCCGGGAAGTGTTCTGGGGCCCGATGGCCTACGCCATGATCGGCGGCATCATCATCGCCACGCTCCTGACTCTGCTGTTCCTGCCTGCGCTGTATGTAGCGTGGTACCGGATCAAAGAGCCGAGCGATGAGCAGCGCAAAGAGGCCGCACCGGGTTAA
- the mdtE_1 gene encoding efflux membrane fusion protein, RND family, giving the protein MKRLLPLLLLGGLSACSKEEPPPEPVRPVLSVQANPVSEESLGRFAGNIEARYQSTLGFRVGGRIAQRHVDVGSEVQKGQLLATLDPTDQQNNVRAAQGDLARIEAQWINAQANARRQQELFDRGVGAQAQLDIAQTDLKTTNSSREQARSALSQAQDQLGYSELRTDHAAVVTRWQAEAGQVVTAGQEVVTLARPDIKEAVIDLPGPLAEQLPEGVEFKVASQLDPQISTTATLREIEPQAERTTRTRRARLSLTETPESFRLGTAISVTLSTAIAARTELPINALQEVDGKTRIWVIDQQSQTVNPRDVQVVSRSADTFVLSNGVKPGERVVSAGVNSLKPGQKVKVDEGSPR; this is encoded by the coding sequence ATGAAGCGTTTGCTGCCGTTGCTGTTGCTGGGTGGGTTGAGCGCCTGCAGCAAGGAAGAACCACCACCGGAGCCGGTCCGACCGGTTTTGTCGGTGCAGGCCAACCCAGTGTCTGAAGAAAGCCTGGGACGTTTTGCGGGCAACATCGAGGCGCGCTATCAGAGCACGCTGGGCTTCCGGGTGGGCGGGCGGATTGCCCAGCGCCACGTGGATGTCGGCAGTGAAGTGCAGAAAGGCCAGTTGCTCGCCACCCTCGACCCCACCGACCAGCAAAACAATGTGCGCGCCGCTCAGGGCGACCTGGCGCGGATCGAAGCGCAGTGGATCAACGCTCAGGCCAACGCCCGGCGCCAGCAAGAATTGTTTGATCGAGGCGTCGGCGCCCAAGCCCAACTGGATATCGCCCAGACCGATTTGAAAACCACCAACTCATCTCGGGAGCAAGCACGCTCGGCCTTGAGCCAGGCCCAGGATCAACTGGGCTACAGCGAGCTGCGCACCGATCACGCCGCCGTGGTGACCCGCTGGCAGGCCGAGGCCGGGCAGGTGGTGACGGCGGGGCAGGAAGTCGTGACCCTGGCGCGGCCAGACATCAAGGAAGCGGTGATCGATCTACCCGGCCCGCTGGCCGAACAGTTGCCCGAGGGCGTTGAGTTCAAGGTCGCCAGCCAGCTTGATCCGCAGATATCGACCACCGCAACCCTGCGCGAAATCGAGCCCCAGGCCGAGCGCACCACTCGCACCCGGCGTGCCCGCCTGAGCCTGACTGAAACCCCTGAATCGTTCCGCCTCGGTACGGCCATCAGCGTCACCCTCAGTACCGCGATTGCAGCGCGCACCGAGCTGCCGATCAACGCGTTGCAGGAGGTCGACGGCAAAACCCGAATCTGGGTCATCGATCAGCAGAGTCAGACCGTCAACCCGCGCGATGTGCAGGTGGTCAGCCGCAGCGCCGACACCTTTGTGCTGAGCAATGGCGTCAAGCCAGGCGAGCGTGTGGTCAGCGCCGGGGTCAACAGCCTGAAACCGGGCCAGAAAGTCAAAGTCGATGAAGGAAGCCCGCGATGA
- the mdtE_2 gene encoding secretion protein HlyD produces the protein MPVYPPRPAIFGLAFLLVIVAGCGKEKPPAPNLPRVYVQEVATADYAAQVALTGDIQARVQTQLSFRVGGKIIQRMVDVGDRVTARQVLARLDPKDLQTNVDSAVAAVAAEQARVTQSSAAFVRQEKLLPKGYTSRSEYDSAQAALRSSQSALKAAQAQLANAREQLSYTALVADAPGVITERQAEVGQVVQATVPIFGLARDGERDAVFNVYESLFAAPSSDQPVAVTLLENPQIKTVGKVREVTPAVSAQTGTLQVKIGLEKLPDGMDLGSVVSVNLQAPGKTSVELPWAALTKGLGKELGQPAVWVVDDQGKANLRGVTVGRYLTGQVIISDGLKAGEKVVVMGGQLLHPDMQVEVVPTEQQKTAKVQP, from the coding sequence ATGCCCGTTTATCCCCCAAGACCGGCGATTTTCGGCCTGGCGTTTCTGTTGGTGATTGTGGCGGGCTGCGGCAAGGAAAAACCGCCTGCGCCGAACCTGCCACGGGTGTATGTACAAGAGGTGGCGACCGCCGATTACGCCGCTCAAGTGGCCCTCACGGGGGACATTCAGGCGCGCGTCCAGACCCAGCTCTCGTTCCGCGTCGGCGGCAAGATCATTCAGCGCATGGTCGATGTCGGCGACCGGGTTACGGCGCGGCAGGTGCTGGCCAGACTCGATCCCAAGGATTTGCAGACCAACGTCGATTCCGCTGTAGCAGCCGTCGCCGCCGAACAGGCGCGGGTGACGCAAAGTAGCGCGGCGTTCGTGCGTCAGGAAAAGTTGCTACCCAAGGGTTATACCAGCCGCAGTGAATACGACTCGGCCCAGGCCGCGTTGCGCAGCAGCCAGAGCGCGCTCAAAGCCGCTCAGGCGCAACTGGCCAACGCCCGCGAACAATTGAGCTACACCGCGCTGGTAGCCGATGCGCCAGGGGTGATCACCGAGCGTCAGGCGGAAGTGGGCCAGGTGGTACAGGCCACCGTGCCGATTTTTGGCCTGGCCCGTGACGGCGAGCGCGACGCGGTATTCAACGTTTACGAATCGCTGTTCGCCGCCCCGTCCAGTGATCAGCCGGTGGCGGTCACGTTGCTGGAAAATCCACAGATCAAAACAGTGGGCAAAGTCCGCGAAGTCACCCCGGCCGTCTCCGCCCAGACCGGCACTTTGCAAGTGAAGATCGGCCTGGAAAAACTCCCCGATGGCATGGACTTGGGTTCGGTCGTCAGCGTCAACCTGCAAGCGCCTGGCAAGACCAGTGTCGAGCTGCCTTGGGCGGCGCTGACCAAGGGGTTGGGCAAGGAGCTGGGGCAGCCCGCCGTTTGGGTGGTGGATGATCAGGGCAAGGCCAATTTGCGGGGCGTCACGGTGGGGCGTTATCTGACCGGCCAAGTGATCATTTCCGATGGCCTCAAGGCAGGTGAAAAAGTGGTGGTAATGGGCGGGCAGTTGTTGCACCCGGATATGCAGGTCGAAGTTGTCCCGACTGAGCAACAGAAAACCGCGAAGGTGCAGCCATGA
- a CDS encoding RecF/RecN/SMC domain protein: protein MLKTLAVANYRSINSLVVPLERLNVITGPNGSGKSNLYRALRLLAETAQGGVINALAREGGLSSTFWAGPEKISRRMLTGEVEVQGGPRHQVKRLRLGFAAEDFSYAISLGLPEKTLSAFSLDPEIKKECIWAGPLFRPASLLVQRSGPMIRAREGLEWDVLAQHTPMFDSLFDQVGNMRTCPEVLQLRETIRGWRFYDHFRTDAEAPARRPQLGTRTPVLHHDGRDLAAALQTILEIGEPEALHAAISDAFPGARLEINTAVDGHFAVEFYQDGLLRPLSAAELSDGTLRYLLLIAALLTPRPPTMMVLNEPETSLHPDLLPALARLITKASHNCQVWVVSHASRLIAALEQSPECNAIELEKVLGQTGIVGQGMLDQPAWHWPD from the coding sequence ATGCTCAAAACCCTCGCAGTCGCCAATTACCGCTCAATCAACAGCCTTGTCGTGCCGCTTGAACGCCTGAACGTGATTACCGGGCCCAACGGCAGTGGCAAGTCCAACCTGTACCGCGCGTTGCGCTTGCTGGCTGAAACCGCGCAAGGCGGGGTCATCAATGCGCTGGCACGTGAAGGCGGGCTGAGCTCGACCTTCTGGGCCGGGCCCGAAAAAATCTCTCGACGGATGCTCACTGGCGAGGTTGAGGTTCAGGGCGGGCCAAGACACCAGGTCAAGCGCCTGCGCCTGGGTTTTGCCGCAGAGGACTTCAGTTACGCCATTTCCTTGGGCTTGCCGGAGAAAACCCTCAGCGCGTTCTCGCTGGACCCTGAAATCAAGAAGGAATGCATCTGGGCCGGCCCGCTGTTTCGCCCGGCCAGTTTGCTGGTGCAACGCAGTGGGCCAATGATTCGCGCCAGGGAGGGCCTTGAATGGGACGTGCTGGCACAACACACGCCGATGTTCGACAGCCTGTTCGATCAAGTGGGCAATATGCGCACCTGCCCGGAAGTCTTGCAGTTACGGGAGACCATTCGCGGCTGGCGTTTCTACGACCACTTCCGCACCGACGCCGAAGCACCTGCACGTCGCCCGCAATTGGGCACGCGAACGCCAGTGCTGCATCACGACGGCCGGGATCTGGCCGCAGCCTTGCAGACCATTCTGGAAATTGGCGAGCCCGAAGCGCTGCATGCGGCCATCAGCGATGCATTCCCCGGTGCCCGTCTGGAGATCAACACGGCAGTGGATGGGCATTTCGCCGTGGAGTTTTATCAGGACGGGTTGCTGCGCCCGCTGTCTGCGGCGGAGCTCTCTGACGGCACCTTGCGCTACCTGCTGCTGATCGCCGCCCTGCTCACCCCGCGTCCGCCCACCATGATGGTGCTCAACGAGCCGGAAACCAGCCTGCACCCCGACCTGCTGCCTGCATTGGCCCGGCTGATTACCAAGGCGTCCCACAATTGCCAGGTCTGGGTCGTGTCCCATGCCAGCCGCCTGATCGCGGCGTTGGAGCAAAGCCCGGAGTGCAACGCCATCGAACTGGAAAAGGTACTGGGGCAGACCGGGATTGTAGGCCAAGGGATGCTGGATCAACCGGCGTGGCATTGGCCGGATTGA